The DNA region AACATTGCTTATTCAACTAACCTGCTTCGTTACTTGAAGTAGAAAGGGGCATTACCTTTGTTTAAGTAATGCCCCCGTTAGTTACATAAGATAGTTAGCTTTTATTTTTACAAGAACATATTATTTCTTTTTTCGCGTATAAAGTGAATAAGCTACCAATATATTAAGGATTGTACGCTTATTTTTAAAAAAACCCTCCAATTATGGAAGGTTATTCTTATCTAGTATTCTTATTAAAAATCTTCATCTTCGTTCATAGAAATAATATAACAATCTTCACAAACATTATCCTCGTTTAAAGTTGCTTCATCACCACAGGCTTCACATTCACCTTTATGATCGTCTTTAAATTCATACTCTTCTTTACCTGTCCACCAATAAACGATTTTCTTTGGATCCATTTTAAAATCTCTCCTTTTCTCTAAACCTCATAGAAAACTCCATAACCATAGAATCTACGTAGAATCTGATTCACCAACTGCAATATTCCTAAGTCTTTTCTTGATTTAGCAGTATTTTTCCAAATAATTGTGAATTCTTCTTGACTATCTATATCTCCGAATCCCCCCATCAAGGTTCCCATTCCATTGGTATTTCCCTGAAAGCACTTGATTTGAAAACGCCTTACAAAAACCTTTAAAATCGGAAAAATTATTTCCATCCATAACGAAAAACTTTTCCATAACAGCACCTCTAATACAAACTTTTATGCTAATTTTATCATATGGTCTTATTGAACTAAACTGCTTCGTTAGCTTAAGTACAATCTTTCACAAAGTCAGCAAAAAAAAATATCTTTTGCTGCGTAGTATTTAGTCTACTACGTAATACTACCCTAAAATCAGTCCCGTCTGCGCAAGGCTGGTCTTGTTTAATCAAATTTGTTAACATTCTTGATACTCCAAACTATAGATTTATTCCTCCTATTACCAGTAAGATTGCGGTGGGAAGCGTCTTGTCATTCTTTGGTATACTTCATGTCATTTAGTGGTAAATACAATGTCAGAAGTGGTGCATTTCAATAGCTGTAATCAGAATGATAAGCAAAATAATTAAATGAGGAAGGCTGTCACTTTTTATGTGGGTGTCAGCCATTTTCTTATTTTACCTACATAAACGAGATATTAGAGAAAAATATTTTAGACGTATATAATAGAGTGGATTGGTAAATTTGTATATACAAGAAGGAGCTGTTTGTTTTGGTACAATCTTTAACAGGGAAGGTAGCTTATATAACAGGTGCAGGAAGAGGGATTGGAAAAGCGACTGCCATCGCACTTGCGAATGAAGGGGTTAACCTTGGTTTACTTGCAACCACTGAATCAAATTTAAAGCAAGTAGCAAGTATTGTGGAAGGACTAGGAGTAAAGGTTGCTTATGCAGCAGTGGATGTTTCAAACTTAGAGCAAGTCCAACAAGCTATTGAGAAGCTAACAAACCAATTAGGCAAAGCCGATATTCTGATTAATAGTGCGGGAACGAGTAAATTTGCTTCCCTTTTAGACATGGATCCAGAAGAATGGAAAAGGATCATTGACGTGAATCTAATGGGTACCTATTATGTCACACGGTCCGTTCTTCCTCAATTGATTGAAAAAAATAGTGGAGACGTGATCAATATTTCCTCCACCAACGGCTTGAATGGGGCGGCTACATCCAGTGCGTATAGTGCTTCAAAATTCGCTGTCATTGGATTTACTGAGTCATTAGCACAAGAGGTTCGCAGAAATAATATCCGGGTAACGGCTTTAACTCCAAGTACAGTCGCAACGGACATGGCACTTGATTTGAAACTAATCCCTGAAAACGATGAAAAGTATATGCAACCAGAAGATATTGCTGAACTGATCGTTTCTCAATTGAAATTAAATCAACGAGTCTACATAAAAACAGCTAGCATATTGGCTACAAATCCATTCTAATAACTACTATTCAAGAGCCTCCCCCCGTCGGATAAAAGTATTACACGCCGGGGGCAGGCTCTATTTATAGAGCTACCGAAAAATGTAAAGAGTAAAATTTATGAAAAATATGGTTAAGTATACATAGTTATTAATTAGAATATAGGAGACCCTAATGTCCTCACTTCGCAGTATACCTATTAGTGATTGTTTTTTTATCTCAAACCTCACTTAAATGAATCTAGGTGCAATGGTGAGATTTTGTATCAAGAGGGTATATCAGCACCGAATACCAGGCCTTTATCAGCATACGAAACCATTAATTAAAACGTTTGTTGAAGAGGAATGATCGATAAATCGAGCCAATCGTTCCACTTTCTTACTTAAGGGTTTTTATCAAAAAAATGTTATTTACCAGTTCAATCAGTTTTTTACTGGGTAGCTGCAATGCTTCCTCATCATAAACCATGTAAAAGCTTCTGAGAAAACGGAATTCTTTAATTTCTATGTGTTTTAATGTCTGTAACTCAAGCTCTTTCTTCACTGCGTGCCTCGATAGAATGGAAACTCCCAAGCCTGCTTCCACTGCTGATTTGATGGCTTCTGTTTGCTCTAACTCAATCACGATGTTGAGTTTCATAGGATCCACATGATTTCTACGAAGGGTATCTTCAATAACTTGTCTCGTCCCTGACCCCATTTCACGAATAATAAACGGAAGGGTGAATAACTCTTCAATAGATAGACATTCCTTCTCAGATAACCAATGGTTCGGCGGAGCGATGACAATCAGTTCATCCTCTGCAAAGGGAACTTGCTTTAACGATGGATATGATAGCATTGATTCAATAAACCCTAGGTTAATTTCACGATTTTTTAATTTATCAATAATGTATCTTGAGTTGAATACTTTAAAACGAATAGCTACTTTCGGGTACAATTTATTAAAATCGGCTAAAACGAAGGGAAGGATGTGCTCCCCAATTGTAAGGCTTGCACCGACCTGTAAATCTCCGTGAACGAATCCTTTTAGTTCCTGTAATTCATTGGTGGTTTCGTTCATAATCGAAAACAATTTTTGAACCTGTTTATATAAGATCTCTCCAGCTGGGGTTAATGACATCTTTTTCGTTGTCCGTTCAAATAATTGGCAATCCCAATGGTCCTCTAACTGTTTGATTTGTATGCTTACAGAGGATTGGGAGAGGTGAAGATCTTTTGCTGTTTGTGAGAAGCTCTTGTTATTTGCTGCCACATAAAATACTTTTAAATAATCAAGATTCATTACTTTCCTCCTGAGGTTGCAACATCCATTTAACACTATACTACTAGAAATGAAGAAAAGTGACCTTATTAATTGAGCTATCTTTTAAAAAAGACGATAGATAAATAGTAGAAGTGGAGAAATCGAGAGAAGTGCCAAGAATCCAAGTACTGCCACTCCAACTGGTTTCACTCCGGCTTTTTTAAAATCTGCCCATTTAATATTTAATCCTAGGCCAGCCATTCCCATTGCTAATAAATAGGTACTTAATAAAAGAAAAAATTGGGAGCCGCCCTTTGGAATCCATTGTAAAGTATTGATCAAACTCATTAAGAGGAATCCAAAGATAAACCACGGAATCGGCAAGTCCTTAATATTTCCGTCCTGTTTTGAGTTCTTTCTATTAATAAAACTAATGAACAGAGCAACTGGGATTAGAAGTAACACTCTTCCTAATTTGACAAGGATTGCGGAATCACTTCCTATATCTCCACTCGGTATCCCAGCAGCAACTACATGTGCTAGTTCGTGTAATGTAGCTCCTACCAACACTCCATATTCGGTGTCAGTGATTGGTAAGTAGGGAAAAAGAAAGATGTATAGTAGGGCACCGACAGTCCCAAGGACAGCAATACATGATACAGCAATGGCCGTTTGCTCTTGTTTTCCTCTAATGATAGGAGATATAGCTATAATTGCGGCTGCTCCACATATTGCTGTGCCTGCAGCCACTAAAGTGGTTAATTGTTTGTCCGTTTTAAAAAGTTTACCAAGGAAGAGAATAAATAACATGGTAAATGTAATTACAATTACGTCAATTAGCAGAATTGGCAAGCCTGCATTTAGGATGTCAGTCAAATCAAGTCTAAATCCTAGAAAAATGATTCCAACCCGCAATAATCTTTTACTACTGAAATTAATACCTAGATTGTTATTTACAGAATGGTGATGGGAAACTGTATTACCCCAGATAGCACCAAGTACTATAGAAATAATCATTATTCCCATAATCGAAAAAAACGGCAACTTCGCTACTTGCCCTGCAATTACTGCTAATCCAAATGTAAGTAAGAGACCCAATCCAAACCCATAATAATCATATTTATTTTGCTCCCGGACCTCCACTAGAATTTTCTGTGCTTCCATTATAACTCCTCCGGTTTTCGTTACATAATATGGCAATCTGTTAAGTGGTTTAATCAACTAGTTAACTTAAATTTAACATAGAAATCCATAAACGCTTTTCTAATTATCGAATGGTATTTATTGAATAATTATATAAGTGGGGAGTAGGGATTAAGTAGTGTCTTTAGAGAGGAATTTTCACAAGAGGACTTTGTATTATATTGGGACAGAGTATGTATATTGTTATTGTGAGTCAAGTATTATTTCTATTTTGTTGTAATAAAAGTACACTTTTATCCGTTTCAAACTCATCCTAAAATTTGATTTAATTAATAGGCTCTGTTAAATAGTTCTGATGATATTTAATAAATAAAGGACCATATTTATAACGGGTTCCGTTTTCTATGCAAAACACCAATTTGTACAGGAAAATGCAAACCAAAATGTAATCCTTTTTGCTCTATAAAATGTAGGTCAATTTTTAGTCTAGCAAGGGTTTATACCCTTGCTATTTTGCTTTTTATTGCTAATTTTTCGAATGGCGAATTTTACTCATAACCCCTATCCACCCTCTCCGTATTGATTTTTGTGTAAGTATGAGAATTCATAGGCGGAGAATTTCCTGCTAATGTATATAGGAAAGCGTAAGAAGCGGAAATAAGCGGAGATATTCCGCTTAACTGATCTAAATAAGATAAAATTCAATGATTTGGATTATATAAACGGAAAAACTCCCCTTATATTTAAGGAAATATGGATATTTCCCAATTTAGCCGGAATTTTTCCGTTTATTTTTCAAACACAGGGAAAACAACATTCAGGTATAACAGAGCCTACCCTTAAATATTTTTGCAAGTAAGGAAAAGTGAAACTGGCACCATCACTAAACACTTTAACACGTTAGCCCCGCGCACTTTCGCTGAACAGGGGGCTGACCCAAAATAAGTGTATAATTGTAAATGATGTAGAAAAGAGGGATGAAGATGACATTACAACAATTAAAATATGTGATTGAAGTGGCAAAAAGTCGGTCCATTAACAAAGCGGCACAGAATTTGTTTATTAGTCAGCCAAGTCTTTCAAACGCACTAAAAGAGTTGGAAGAGAAGATCGGAATTACGGTTTTTTCGCGAACCAATAAGGGGATTGTGATTACACCTGAAGGATCGGAGTTTTTAGGGTACGCAAGGCAGGTAGTGGAACAGGCAGAACTTCTTGAGAATCGCTATACGAAAACACGATCGCCGCAGCAAAATTTCTCAGTATCTGGTCAGCATTATGCCTTTGCGGTAAGTGCCTTTGTCCGTCTATTAAAAGAGTATGACCGCGAGGAATACGAGTTCACTTTACGAGAAACTAGGACCTATGAAATCATTGCTGATGTGAAAGACCTCCGTAGTGAGATTGGGATTTTATATCTGAATGATTTTAATCAACATGTGATTCAAAAATTTCTAAGAGAAGGAAATTTAAAGTTCCATGAACTATTTGAAGCAAAGCCCCATGTCTTTATTAGCTCAACCAATCCTCTGGCGGTACAGGAATATGTCACATTATCTGATTTGGATCCCTATCCATACTTGTCTTATGAGCAGGGGGATTATAATTCCTTCTATTTTTCGGAGGAAATTCTTAGCACGCTAACTAGACCGAAGAATATTAAGGTAAGTGATCGGGCAACTTTATTTAACTTATTGATTGGATTAAATGGCTACACCATTTCAACAGGTGTGATTAGTCATAAATTAAATAGCAAAGACATAATTGCCGTTCCTCTGAAGGTGGATGAACGAATTCATGTGGGCTATATTACCCATAAAAGCGTCACAACCAGTAAGTTGGGCAATATCTACATTCAATATTTAAAAGAATCGATTGGAGAAGAATTACAACAGCTATAGTTTAAGGCTATAACAAGGGATAGATTTTAGGTGTTACGTTATAATGATTTTCCTATGCTACACTTGCCTTAGTTCAAATTAAGAAGATTCTTAATCTTATAGAAAGTAGGAGATTCACTATGACAAAAACACTTGTTAAAGCTCCCTTTAGAGCCGATCATGTAGGAAGTCTATTACGTCCAGAAAGAATTCATCAGGCTAGGATGGATTTCCAAGCAGGAAATATTTCAACACAAGAACTACACGCAATTGAAACAGAAGAAATCAAAAACATCGTTAACAAGCAAATTGAAGTAGGACTACAAGCTGTTACAGATGGAGAGTTTCGCCGGAGATTTTGGCATACCGATTTCCTTGAGCATTTAAATGGGGTAGAGGGCTACGTGCCAGACTCTGGATTTGCGTTCAAAGGAGAAGAAACGGAAAGATATGATGTGCGTGTAATCGGGAAGATTTCGTTTAACCAAAATCACCCCCATCTCAAAGACTTTATCGAATTTAAAGAAATTGTTGGGGACCGTGCCGTTGCCAAACAAACCATCCCAAGTCCAAATCAATTATTTAACGCCGGAATCCGTAACAAAGAAATTTATCCGAACCTTGAAGATTATGCAAACGATATTATTCAAACCTATCGCGAGGCAATTAAAGCTTTCTATGATGCAGGTTGCCGTTACCTACAACTAGACGATGTCTATATTGCGGGTCTAAATGCACCGGAAATACCATTTAATGATAGTGGCTATTCCCGTGAACAATTAATTGATTTAGCTCTCCAAGTGGTTAATGGAGTATTGGAAGCGAAGCCGGAAGATCTCGTGATTACCACTCATCTTTGCCGGGGGAACTACCGTTCGAAATGGGCATTTGAAGGCAGCTACGCGAAAATCGCGCCAACTCTATTTGCAAAAGAAAAAGTAAACGGATTTTTCCTCGAGTATGATGATGACCGTTCTGGTGATTTCGGACCATTGGAATACATACCTAATGGTGGTCCGCAAGTTGTGTTAGGTCTATTCACATCGAAACATGGGAACTTAGAAGATAAGGAAAATATTAAAGCGCGTGTAGCAGAAGCAACAAAATATGTGCCATTAGAGCAATTATGCATCAGTCCGCAATGCGGTTTTGCTTCTACTCATCATGGAAATATCTTGACCGAGGAAGAGCAATGGGCAAAACTGAAGTATATTGTGGATGTTTCTAAAGAGATTTGGGGATAAGTTTTTTAAGCGAACAGCTAACGATGGCTGTTCGCTTTTTAAGTTAAATCTGTTTACAGTGTAATGCTTATCTATCGGGAATGGTAGGGGTCAATGTTCCAATACCAATCCCTAACTCTAGTGCCTGACCCCCAATGAATTAAAGCGTTACTGAGCTCGGGGTCAGGCACTATTTTTAAGATGGTAGCACAATATGCCAAAACGGCGGGATATTTAATGAATTAACCTACTACCATATGCCACGTCGTACCGAGATATAAAAATCAATCATTTTCTATTTTTTATTCTAATGATGAAGCCGAATACATAGAAGAGGAAACTAAGTTAATAGAGACAAAAAACAAACTAAGCGAAACCATTAGCGAGTTTCTGTTTTAACTAACAAAATAAGAAAGTGACTGGTACCATCCAAAAATATGGAAGGTGCCTGTCACTTGAATTTACTTGAATTTTTGCCTCGCGACAAGTGAGCAAATGCTAATGGGCATAAACATGAAGGAAGGACTTACTTCACCCATTCCTTCTTTGATCCAATCCCAAATTGAAAGTCTACGGAAATTACATCAAGACCTGCCAAAGCCTAATGAAGTCGGCAGAACAATTGGTATAAGAAAAAAATAATTAAAAATACTGTAAAGAAAAACAAAAATTTAAAAATGATTGAGGGGGCTTAAAGCCCCTCAATCATTTTTTAAAACTAACTGCGAGATACACTCGGCGTTGTTTAAGTGGTGATCGCAGATATATTGATATAGCAGTGTTAAATCTTTTACATATAATATGTTCTATCTAGGGAAAATGAAAAATAATATAGCCAAGGGAAAGGAGATGTTATTATTATTCAATTCTACATTAAACATCTTTTGGAAATTGACATACAAGTTACCATTTCTAACGAGAGGGAAAAAACCCTTAAAAATGGAACCAAGGTATTCCGTACTACTTTACAAAGAACTCGACCGATTATTCCTGGTAAATAATAACTAAATCCTCTTCAATCGCTTGTAAATGGACTATTACTTCTATAAAATTAAGCCAAATAAGGAGGCGGTGCTTATTTGGCTTGGAAAGAGAGATTTAAACAATTTGGCGTGCCAGGTTTCATTTTATTTCTAATTATATCTCTATTTACCTTTTATTTAATCACCAATGACGCCGAACTACTGAAAGATCTCCATAAAAATATGTCCAAGTTTATTACTGCTGATTTTTTTAAGTACCTTGAAAACGAAAGTCCCTTATTACAAGCGTTGCATTTTATACTTTTAATTTTGATTTACGGTTTATTTCTTATGGGTTTTGTAAATGCTGTTTTAATAGTTAGAAATGTAATTATGAAAAAACCTCCTGCACTTCTTTTACGTAAGATCGATGATTACGATTCATACTTAGATCTTGAGGACAAGTTAGGAGATATATTAACAGCATTTGATCAACAATCTTCTCTTAGAGTAATCGACGAAAAAGTCACGATATTCATGATTAGTAATCATGCAGAAATCAAAAGAATATTCGGTCTTCCTGAACGCCAAATTGAATTTATTTGGTACTTTGAAGGAAAAGACAACGACATTGAATTAGTTCATTTAAAAACACCGACAGATATCGAATGTGCAGCTAAATTAATAAACTCTGCACTAGATATGCCTTATGTTCGAGTACAAGAATCTGCTGTCAACAGCAGAATGGAATTACGAGATAGTCCTATTAAGCAGTTCATTACCGTTCGAAATTATGGTAATTTGAAATTAGGACTAGCAGTATTTATCCTCAAAGATAACATATTTACGAATGAAAACTTGAAGGAATTTACCTTCTACACATCGAAAATGATCTTAATAGGAACGAATAACCGATTTTTAAGACAATTCAAAAGGAAAAAGAATGCAGGAAATTAGGAGACGGCTTTTATGGAAAAAACAGTCAAATCAAACACCAGTGGTTCCTCCACTATCAAACGAAACGGCGCTATTGTTAAAGGGACAAAAGGTAATGGGATTGCCCATCTGATCAATCGTAAGGGTAATGTGAGTATTTCGGCAAATAGAAAAAGTCAAAATGCTTAAATGAAAAAACAGCACTTAAATATGTGCTGTTTTCTTATTTAAGCATTTCAGAAAATCCAGGCAATGGAAAATCACGAAAATTTTTTTTGCATTAAAAACATTTTATTCACATATCAATTTCTCAGCCATTTCCGTAAAGTCAATAAACGGATTCCGGTTCCCTTGTAATTCAAAGATAGCTAGGTTCCGGTGTTTTTCATAAAGAGTCACTGGAAATTGCTTATGCCACTTCAGTAATACCTGCAGGTTCACAAGATTGTTATTTACTATTCCCTGGTACCGGGTTAAAAAATAAAAAGTGGCCCTTGCAACAATTCCCTTTCCATATTCAGGCTCAAACTTTCCTTTATCTGCCTTTCCACAGCCTTCCTTAACTCCTAAAGTAAGGTTCTCCGGAACATAGTCAGCAAAATCATAATAAGACCTGTTTCCGCGTCTGCTGTTACATTCGGGATCACAGGAAAATAAATGATGCAAGTCTCCCTTCATTGGCTCTTGTTTATCAAACCATGACTGTGGTACCACATGCTCGCAATTAAGAGTAATTTCATCAGGTAAACTAGCTCTGTTTCCACTTACTATGTTTTCAAGAATACGAATATCTTCCTCAATGACAGCAAGCGGATCCATTCCTTTCCCGGAATATAAGCTTTTCAATTTCCCATTCTCATGAAGATCTACCCATTGGTAAACATAACGATGAGGAGAGTAATCCAGCCTATTAATATGTGTTTTTTCTAATAAATAATGAAAACTGTTTCTCTCAAATTTAGTATTTTTATAGTACGTTTGTTGGATTTCTAAATCCCTTTGTTCCTCATAGTAGCTGCGGTTATTGATGTATTCCAAATAGGCTGCCTTTGCGTTCTCCCGTTCTTTTGTCAGCAATTCCAGATTATTCATCATAACTCCACTTTTTCAGGGATCAATAGCTTATTAAAGATTTCTAACAAGTGTTCCGTTACAGTTAAATAAATTAATCCATTGCCTTCAAGTTTTGGAGAATTTCCTAATGGCACTGTTCTTTTTATTAATTGTGCATAAAGTTCAGCCTCTGAGAGATTCCGCTCAAAGGCTGTATTGGCAAGAACTTTTATTAGAGCCATTGCTCCGGAAACATGAGGTGTTGCCATTGACGTTCCACTTAATGAAGCATATTTTCCATTTAAATAGGTTGATAAAATTTTCTCCCCAGGAGCCACTAAGTCTACTTCATTATTTGAATTTGTAAACCTTGAAGAATTTCTTTCTAAGTCAATGGCGCCTACACCAATCACTTCATTATAAGCCCCCGGATAAGCAAATTCATCCGTTGTATCATTGCCATCCCCTTCATTTCCTGCTGCACAGACCACAAGAATATTGTTATTAACAGCTTTTTGAATCGCTTCATGTAGTTCAGGAACATCCACTGGACCGCCAAGAGACATAGAAATAATATCAGCCTTTTGTTCTATTGCATAGTTAAGCCCATTAATAATCCATTCGTATTGGCCAGAACCATTTTTGTCAAGCACCTTGATAATAAGCAGTTTTGCTTCAGGGGCTACACCTACAACACCGTCATTGTTTTGTATTGCAGCAATTGTCCCTGCAACATGGGTACCATGCCCATTGTAATCCTTGTAAACATCAGGGTTCCCGTTATCATCCACTGTAAAATTTCTTCCGCCGACAATCTGCTCTTTTAAGTCAAGATGAGTCAAATCACAGCCAGTATCCAATATGGCAACTGTAACTCCTTTGCCTTTTGTTTGATCCCAAATTCTTGGAGCCTGAATCATTTCTACCCCTTTGGGAACTTCATTGACCTTTTCTACTAGTTCAATTACTTGAAACGGAATCAAACTTACTTTTCGCTCCACTTTTATTCCCTCCTGTAGGATTAAATTGAAGCCGACCCGTGATGTTGTTAATAGTGTAACAATTCCGACTTCTATTTAATAGCTACTTTTGAAGGATTTTTTGTTGCTAGTATTCAGAGATTGCTTTCTTTCTATCTCATTATTACTACAAGAATTCATAATAAAGGGATCGATGTTTTCCTATCGAAAAAATCCAAGTTTTTAAACTGCAATATCCTCAACAATAAACACACCAATAACAAAGAATTCTAGTGCTTGACCCCCGGCGAATTAAAGCGTTTCAGCGCCGGGGGTCAGGCACCATTTTTTATTAAGAGAAACCATTAGCGGTTTTTCTAATGGTGGTCCGCAAGTTGTGTTAGGTGTATTCACATCGAAACATGGGAACTTAGAAGATAAGGAAAATATTAAAGCACGTGTAGCAGAAGCAACAAAATATGTGCCATTAGAGCAATTATGCATCAGCCCGCAATGCGGTTTTGCTTCTACTCATCATGGAAATATCTTGACCGAGGAAGAGCAATGGGCAAAACTGAAGTATATTGTGGATGTTTCTAAAGAGATTTGGGGATAAGTTTTTTAAGCGAACAGCTAACGATGGCTGTTCGCTTTTTCTAACTCTAGTGCCTGAGCCCCAGTGTGTTAAAGTATTAACGTAGCGGGGCGCAGGCACCTTTATTTTCCATCAACTTTACACGTTTAGATTCTTCATGTATTATTTGAATTAAAACACTTAACTGATTTTTCAGATTTTTAAAACAGGAGGCGAATGAATGGAGGAGCAAATTTTACAATTGATTCGTAAGAGAAAGCAGTTGATGACATCTGCTTTGGCTGCTGCATTACTGTTTTATTTTTTTCTTCCTTTTTCTCTTATTTTCATTCCTGATGTGATGAATCGGCCAAGCTTCATTTATAGTATTTCTTCGGCATGGTTATATGCATTTTTACAAATTCCGATGACATGGTTCTTCTGTGGGCTTTACCATAGGACTGCTAATAAAATTGATAGACAGATGGAAGGAATCGATAAGGAGAAATCGTTGTGAATCCTACATATTTTTTATTTCTTATTTATATCATTGTTTGTACATTAATTATTACATATTGGGCAGCCAAGCGAAGTAAAACAACGAATCGGTTTTATATTGCTGCTGGGTCATTAACAGGTTTTCAAAATGGAATGGCAATAGCTGGCGATTTCATTAGTGCAGCCTCCTTTCTAGGGATTGTTGGGATGGTGGCAATCCGTGGCTATGATGGTTTTTTATATTCCATTGGTTTTTTAGTTTCCTATCTTGTTGTTTTATTTTTAATTGCTGAACCCATACACCGTCAAGGTAAATATTCTCTTGGAGATGTCATTTGTTCACGATTTCCAAGTGGGAAAATGCGATTAATTATGGCTTTTTGTACGTTTATCATCTCCATCCTGTACATAATCCCTCAGCTTGTTGCTTCAGGATTTTTACTTCGTTTACTGCTTGAGATCAATTATTCCGTATCAGTCATTGTGATAGGGGGATTAATGACGATTTACGTCGTTGTAGGTGGGATGATTGCGACTTCATGGGTACAGATTGTGAAAACCGTTCTTCTTATGTCAGGAACATTTCTTCTCACACTTATCGTATTTTCCCATTTTAATTGGGATGTTTCGAAGTTAATTGAAGAAGTAAAAACAGGTACGCCATTGGGAGAGAATTTTTTCCTTCCTGGAAATTTATTTGATAATCCACTGGAATTCCTTTCACTACAACTTGCTTTAGTACTTGGGACTGCAGGATTGCCTCA from Neobacillus sp. FSL H8-0543 includes:
- a CDS encoding 3-ketoacyl-ACP reductase; the protein is MVQSLTGKVAYITGAGRGIGKATAIALANEGVNLGLLATTESNLKQVASIVEGLGVKVAYAAVDVSNLEQVQQAIEKLTNQLGKADILINSAGTSKFASLLDMDPEEWKRIIDVNLMGTYYVTRSVLPQLIEKNSGDVINISSTNGLNGAATSSAYSASKFAVIGFTESLAQEVRRNNIRVTALTPSTVATDMALDLKLIPENDEKYMQPEDIAELIVSQLKLNQRVYIKTASILATNPF
- a CDS encoding selenium metabolism-associated LysR family transcriptional regulator — translated: MNLDYLKVFYVAANNKSFSQTAKDLHLSQSSVSIQIKQLEDHWDCQLFERTTKKMSLTPAGEILYKQVQKLFSIMNETTNELQELKGFVHGDLQVGASLTIGEHILPFVLADFNKLYPKVAIRFKVFNSRYIIDKLKNREINLGFIESMLSYPSLKQVPFAEDELIVIAPPNHWLSEKECLSIEELFTLPFIIREMGSGTRQVIEDTLRRNHVDPMKLNIVIELEQTEAIKSAVEAGLGVSILSRHAVKKELELQTLKHIEIKEFRFLRSFYMVYDEEALQLPSKKLIELVNNIFLIKTLK
- a CDS encoding putative sulfate exporter family transporter, giving the protein MEAQKILVEVREQNKYDYYGFGLGLLLTFGLAVIAGQVAKLPFFSIMGIMIISIVLGAIWGNTVSHHHSVNNNLGINFSSKRLLRVGIIFLGFRLDLTDILNAGLPILLIDVIVITFTMLFILFLGKLFKTDKQLTTLVAAGTAICGAAAIIAISPIIRGKQEQTAIAVSCIAVLGTVGALLYIFLFPYLPITDTEYGVLVGATLHELAHVVAAGIPSGDIGSDSAILVKLGRVLLLIPVALFISFINRKNSKQDGNIKDLPIPWFIFGFLLMSLINTLQWIPKGGSQFFLLLSTYLLAMGMAGLGLNIKWADFKKAGVKPVGVAVLGFLALLSISPLLLFIYRLF
- a CDS encoding LysR family transcriptional regulator, with amino-acid sequence MTLQQLKYVIEVAKSRSINKAAQNLFISQPSLSNALKELEEKIGITVFSRTNKGIVITPEGSEFLGYARQVVEQAELLENRYTKTRSPQQNFSVSGQHYAFAVSAFVRLLKEYDREEYEFTLRETRTYEIIADVKDLRSEIGILYLNDFNQHVIQKFLREGNLKFHELFEAKPHVFISSTNPLAVQEYVTLSDLDPYPYLSYEQGDYNSFYFSEEILSTLTRPKNIKVSDRATLFNLLIGLNGYTISTGVISHKLNSKDIIAVPLKVDERIHVGYITHKSVTTSKLGNIYIQYLKESIGEELQQL
- a CDS encoding 5-methyltetrahydropteroyltriglutamate--homocysteine S-methyltransferase; this translates as MTKTLVKAPFRADHVGSLLRPERIHQARMDFQAGNISTQELHAIETEEIKNIVNKQIEVGLQAVTDGEFRRRFWHTDFLEHLNGVEGYVPDSGFAFKGEETERYDVRVIGKISFNQNHPHLKDFIEFKEIVGDRAVAKQTIPSPNQLFNAGIRNKEIYPNLEDYANDIIQTYREAIKAFYDAGCRYLQLDDVYIAGLNAPEIPFNDSGYSREQLIDLALQVVNGVLEAKPEDLVITTHLCRGNYRSKWAFEGSYAKIAPTLFAKEKVNGFFLEYDDDRSGDFGPLEYIPNGGPQVVLGLFTSKHGNLEDKENIKARVAEATKYVPLEQLCISPQCGFASTHHGNILTEEEQWAKLKYIVDVSKEIWG
- a CDS encoding endonuclease; the encoded protein is MMNNLELLTKERENAKAAYLEYINNRSYYEEQRDLEIQQTYYKNTKFERNSFHYLLEKTHINRLDYSPHRYVYQWVDLHENGKLKSLYSGKGMDPLAVIEEDIRILENIVSGNRASLPDEITLNCEHVVPQSWFDKQEPMKGDLHHLFSCDPECNSRRGNRSYYDFADYVPENLTLGVKEGCGKADKGKFEPEYGKGIVARATFYFLTRYQGIVNNNLVNLQVLLKWHKQFPVTLYEKHRNLAIFELQGNRNPFIDFTEMAEKLICE
- a CDS encoding S8 family peptidase; the encoded protein is MERKVSLIPFQVIELVEKVNEVPKGVEMIQAPRIWDQTKGKGVTVAILDTGCDLTHLDLKEQIVGGRNFTVDDNGNPDVYKDYNGHGTHVAGTIAAIQNNDGVVGVAPEAKLLIIKVLDKNGSGQYEWIINGLNYAIEQKADIISMSLGGPVDVPELHEAIQKAVNNNILVVCAAGNEGDGNDTTDEFAYPGAYNEVIGVGAIDLERNSSRFTNSNNEVDLVAPGEKILSTYLNGKYASLSGTSMATPHVSGAMALIKVLANTAFERNLSEAELYAQLIKRTVPLGNSPKLEGNGLIYLTVTEHLLEIFNKLLIPEKVEL
- a CDS encoding DUF485 domain-containing protein — translated: MEEQILQLIRKRKQLMTSALAAALLFYFFLPFSLIFIPDVMNRPSFIYSISSAWLYAFLQIPMTWFFCGLYHRTANKIDRQMEGIDKEKSL